The nucleotide window CGTTTCCGCCACGGTGGCCTGCGCCCCGGTGGTCAAGGCCAAGTGCTCCGAGATGGCCTACACCATCGGCACCATCCTGGGCTTCGGCATCCTCTGCATGTTCGCCTTCCCGACCATCGGCAAGATCGTGGGCATGAACCCCACGCAGTTCGGCGCCTGGGCCGGAACGGGCATCCTCAACTCCGCGCAGGTCGCGGCCGCCTGTCTGGCCTTCAACTCCGTGGACATCAAGACCCTGAAGGTCGGCGAGATCTTCAACATCACCCGCGTGCTCTTCCTGCCCATCATCGTGCTGGTGCTGGCCACGTGGTACGGGCGCAGCGGCGGCCAGAAGCTGACCTTCAAGGAAGTGGTCGTGGACAAGTTCCCGCTCTTCATCCTCGGCTTCCTGCTGCTCTTCCTGATGTCCTCCTTCGGCCTCTTCAGCCCGCCGGATCACTACAAGGGCAAGTATCTCGACTTCAGCTACAACAAGCGCACCGAGATCACCCCCGAGGAGCACGACATGCTGGCCGCGGCCCTGGCCGCCGGCATTCCCGGCCTGAATGAAGAGGAACAGGCCGCCTTCGCCGACCTCGTCAAGCAGCGCCAGATCGCCGGCGAATTCGACGAGCGCGACGACAAGGTCAAGTTCGACACCACGGCCCGCCACCGCATGAACGCTTTGGAGTCCATGCTCGCCCGCGACAAGGGCGGCGAGATCACCCTGGGCAAGGACGTCAAGAGCGCCGTGGGCCACGCCATCAAGCAGGTCCACAAGAAGTCCAAGACCATCGTGACCCTGACCGACGCCATGATCTGGTTCTTCGCCTACGGCCTCATCGGCCTGGGCATGCAGATCACCAAGAAGTCCCTGGCCCAGGCCGGCGGCTGGCCCCTGGTCATGGGGGCCATCTCCGGAGTGGCCAAGGCCACCCTGTCCTTCATCGTGGTCATGTACTTCGTCAAGGACGTCGTGCTGAAGTAAGGAGAAAGATATGGAACCGAACGTCGATACCAATTGCCCTGTCCCTCCGAAGCCCGAAGCGGACCAGCAGGAGAACGAGGAGCGCGCCCTGTCCGTTTTCGCCTCCGAGCGGAACGAAGACCTCACCGCCCTCGTCCTGGTGCTGATCGTGACCTTCGTGACCCTGCTCTTCACCAAGTGGATGGCCTAGGGGACAAGCAAGAGAAGTGATTGCGCGGGGGGCGGAGAATCCGTCCCCCGCATTTTCCGGAACACCAGCGGCAGAATATTTCATCGGAGCGAGCGAATGCGGCACATCCTACTGGCCACCCACGGAACCCCCGGAGCGCAAAAGGCCGAAGACCTCGCCCTGGAATGGGCCGGGCGCTTCGGCGCGCGGCTGACCGTGCTTTCCGTCATCAACGAGGACTGGAAGCACATGACCGGCGACGACTGGCTGAACACGTCCACCTCGCGGAACCGTTTCGCCGAGTATGTCGAAGGCGAGATCGAGAGCGAGATCCAGGCGCTCTGGAGCCGCCTGAAAGTCAAGCTCGAAGGCGCGGACCCCGCGTTCGTGCGCCGGGTGGGCGTGCCGGAAAACGTGCTCTGCGAGGTGGCCGCCGAGATCGACGCGGACCTCATCGTCATGGGCGCGTACCAGAAGAAGCAGGCGCCGGGCTGGCGCGCCCGCTTCGACAACAAGCGCCTGCACCCGCAGTTGCCGTGTCCCGTGGTGGTGGCGCCGTGAGCACGGCCGCGCGGAATTTCGCGGCGGAGTCCGAAGCCCCGCA belongs to Paucidesulfovibrio longus DSM 6739 and includes:
- a CDS encoding YeiH family protein is translated as MAHTDVSRPSNVPLLVLSGLLLLYGALVASGVFEGMFKALHTHKSIDMMEILSFTFGGIGLAVALLRQGRMNKPLSNLDTFVLETIPGIIFIMVLAMGIRWFLEPVVDIASKGLEPALGFSIFHVLNLNYVVLGILVGIVITNSWGIPAFAASGVKTARFVLKMGVILLGARYSFAELAKLGMVSVWMIGFFVLGTVFLVLFLGKLFKQPKSMTGVLSAGMGVCGVSATVACAPVVKAKCSEMAYTIGTILGFGILCMFAFPTIGKIVGMNPTQFGAWAGTGILNSAQVAAACLAFNSVDIKTLKVGEIFNITRVLFLPIIVLVLATWYGRSGGQKLTFKEVVVDKFPLFILGFLLLFLMSSFGLFSPPDHYKGKYLDFSYNKRTEITPEEHDMLAAALAAGIPGLNEEEQAAFADLVKQRQIAGEFDERDDKVKFDTTARHRMNALESMLARDKGGEITLGKDVKSAVGHAIKQVHKKSKTIVTLTDAMIWFFAYGLIGLGMQITKKSLAQAGGWPLVMGAISGVAKATLSFIVVMYFVKDVVLK
- a CDS encoding universal stress protein codes for the protein MRHILLATHGTPGAQKAEDLALEWAGRFGARLTVLSVINEDWKHMTGDDWLNTSTSRNRFAEYVEGEIESEIQALWSRLKVKLEGADPAFVRRVGVPENVLCEVAAEIDADLIVMGAYQKKQAPGWRARFDNKRLHPQLPCPVVVAP